In Streptomyces chartreusis NRRL 3882, the following are encoded in one genomic region:
- the cobG gene encoding precorrin-3B synthase encodes MLAAMPTPALRSSPQATAVSRDRGDACPGTLRLHAADDGALARVRVPGGVLTVRQAEALADAAERLGDGDLHLTSRGNVQLRGLEDGCGGELARLLDAAGLLPSRGHERVRNIVASPLSGLDGQGVRDVRPWLTALDEALCASEAAQDLSGRFLFALDDGRGDVAGLGADVTVRAAADGGAQLGVGAAGEALRVLADEAARAALIAAETFLEAARASGTRVWRVDELDLSDGELLDAVGRRLTAEGIRHERRSRETGRTDGPPPGVVGAGLSVHVPLGRLSARQWRELTYVAAGELRLTPWRGVVLPTPGTHAEVSLARLAATGLVTDPHSPWLHVGACIGRPGCAKSQADVRTDAAGALGAIGPHGLPLYWSGCERRCGRPRGDRVDVVAAPGGGYRLSTAVPGREPRTTTMNDPARLAAALAAITS; translated from the coding sequence ATGCTCGCCGCCATGCCCACGCCTGCCCTCCGTTCATCGCCCCAGGCCACAGCGGTCTCCCGGGACCGCGGTGACGCCTGTCCGGGGACGCTGCGGCTGCACGCGGCGGACGACGGCGCGCTGGCCCGAGTCCGGGTGCCCGGAGGCGTCCTGACCGTGCGGCAGGCGGAGGCGCTCGCCGACGCGGCGGAGCGGCTGGGCGACGGGGATCTGCATCTGACCTCGCGCGGCAACGTGCAGCTGCGGGGTCTGGAGGACGGCTGCGGCGGGGAGTTGGCCCGGCTGCTGGACGCCGCCGGGCTGCTGCCCTCGCGCGGGCACGAGCGGGTGCGCAACATCGTGGCCTCGCCGCTGTCCGGTCTCGACGGGCAGGGCGTGCGGGACGTACGGCCCTGGCTGACGGCCCTCGACGAGGCGCTGTGCGCGAGCGAGGCGGCGCAGGACCTGTCGGGCCGTTTCCTGTTCGCGCTCGACGACGGACGCGGCGACGTGGCCGGCCTCGGTGCCGATGTGACGGTACGGGCGGCGGCGGACGGCGGTGCGCAACTCGGCGTCGGAGCGGCCGGGGAAGCGTTGCGCGTCTTGGCCGACGAGGCGGCTCGGGCCGCGCTGATCGCCGCGGAGACCTTCCTGGAGGCGGCCCGGGCGAGCGGGACACGGGTCTGGCGCGTGGACGAACTCGACCTTTCTGACGGCGAGTTGCTCGATGCGGTCGGCCGGCGGCTGACGGCCGAGGGCATCCGCCACGAGCGGCGGAGCCGGGAGACCGGCCGCACCGACGGCCCGCCCCCGGGAGTGGTGGGTGCCGGCCTCTCCGTGCACGTGCCCCTGGGGCGGCTCTCGGCACGCCAATGGCGGGAACTGACGTACGTCGCCGCCGGCGAGCTGCGTCTGACTCCGTGGCGCGGTGTGGTTCTTCCCACACCGGGGACCCACGCGGAGGTGTCCCTCGCCCGGCTCGCCGCCACCGGCCTCGTCACCGACCCCCACTCCCCCTGGCTGCACGTCGGCGCCTGCATCGGCAGGCCCGGATGCGCCAAGTCGCAGGCCGACGTGCGGACCGACGCGGCCGGGGCCCTCGGCGCGATCGGCCCGCACGGACTGCCCCTGTACTGGTCCGGCTGCGAACGCCGCTGCGGCCGTCCCCGGGGCGACCGCGTCGACGTGGTCGCCGCTCCGGGGGGCGGCTACCGGCTCTCCACCGCCGTCCCCGGCCGGGAACCCCGGACCACCACGATGAACGACCCCGCCCGACTCGCCGCCGCCCTGGCGGCGATCACCTCATGA
- a CDS encoding precorrin-8X methylmutase produces MTRTTTESSEKTTVTTYDYEKDGAAIYRQSFATIRAEADLAALPADVSQVAVRMIHACGMVDLVRDLAYTPAVVARARAALRAGAPVFTDVQMVASGVTRKRLPAGNDVLCTLSDPSVPELAARLGTTRSAAALELWRDRLEGSVVAVGNAPTALFRLLEMIEEGAPRPAAVIGVPVGFVGAAESKDALAAHPSGVEHLVVRGRRGGSAIAAAALNAIASEEE; encoded by the coding sequence ATGACCCGTACGACGACCGAGAGCAGCGAGAAGACCACCGTGACCACGTACGACTACGAGAAGGACGGCGCGGCCATCTACCGCCAGTCCTTCGCCACCATCCGCGCGGAGGCGGACCTCGCGGCCCTGCCCGCCGACGTCAGCCAGGTCGCGGTGCGGATGATCCACGCCTGCGGGATGGTCGACCTCGTACGGGACCTGGCCTACACGCCGGCCGTGGTGGCCCGCGCCCGTGCGGCCCTGCGCGCGGGCGCGCCCGTCTTCACCGACGTGCAGATGGTGGCCAGCGGGGTGACGCGCAAGCGGCTGCCCGCCGGCAACGACGTGCTCTGCACGCTCTCCGACCCGTCCGTGCCGGAGCTGGCCGCGAGGCTCGGCACCACGCGCAGCGCCGCCGCGCTGGAGCTGTGGCGGGACCGGCTGGAGGGTTCGGTGGTCGCCGTAGGCAACGCGCCGACCGCGCTGTTCCGGCTGCTGGAGATGATCGAGGAAGGCGCTCCCCGGCCCGCCGCCGTGATCGGCGTACCGGTCGGCTTCGTCGGGGCCGCCGAGTCCAAGGACGCCCTGGCCGCGCATCCGTCCGGTGTTGAGCACCTGGTCGTGCGCGGCCGTCGCGGGGGCAGCGCCATCGCCGCCGCCGCGCTCAACGCGATCGCGAGTGAGGAAGAGTGA